A window of the Bacteroidota bacterium genome harbors these coding sequences:
- a CDS encoding tetratricopeptide repeat protein, whose translation MKRIPVLLAAAALLLAGCSQSLLKQGVSASEQGEYTRAVSLFYQEISANPQSVEAWTGLGKAFFELGNFEKSEDALHQANNIRPDAQATLYLGMIFEKRGDTDKAMEAYTQSLSLDPGGKTRNLIRAHLDYLVGQNIHKEVKNALANEEKIDVDSIPANTVAVADFDASKLSPEMAPIARGLAEFTAIDLAKVKQLRVVDRLKIDVIQQELALSASGMVDPSSAPRVGKLLGSRHLVTATVLGLGNDDVRLDGVVVNTADSSANRTETSEGQLQKVFALQKDFVFRVIDDLGITLTAEERDAIKQVPTESFLAFLAYSRGLEAQSEGRMNDAEAAYNQATAAD comes from the coding sequence GCTGGCCGGCTGTTCGCAGTCGCTCCTCAAACAGGGCGTATCCGCGAGTGAGCAGGGAGAATATACTCGCGCCGTTTCGCTCTTCTACCAGGAAATCTCGGCCAACCCGCAGAGTGTCGAGGCCTGGACCGGTCTCGGGAAAGCCTTCTTCGAACTGGGGAACTTTGAGAAGTCCGAGGACGCCCTGCACCAGGCCAACAACATTCGTCCCGATGCCCAGGCTACCCTCTATCTGGGCATGATCTTCGAAAAACGGGGCGATACCGACAAGGCCATGGAAGCCTACACCCAGTCGCTTTCGCTTGATCCCGGCGGCAAAACCCGGAACCTGATTCGGGCCCACCTCGATTACCTGGTCGGCCAGAACATCCATAAGGAAGTCAAGAACGCGCTGGCCAACGAAGAGAAGATCGACGTCGATTCGATCCCGGCCAATACCGTCGCCGTGGCCGATTTCGACGCCAGTAAACTCAGTCCCGAAATGGCGCCTATCGCGCGCGGCCTGGCCGAATTCACGGCTATCGATCTCGCCAAGGTCAAACAACTCCGCGTGGTTGACCGACTCAAGATCGATGTCATCCAGCAGGAACTGGCGCTCAGCGCATCCGGCATGGTCGATCCGTCCTCCGCGCCGAGAGTCGGCAAACTGCTCGGGAGCCGGCATCTCGTCACCGCTACCGTACTGGGCCTTGGCAACGATGATGTTCGGCTCGATGGTGTGGTCGTCAACACCGCCGACAGCAGCGCCAACCGCACCGAGACCTCGGAAGGACAACTGCAAAAAGTATTCGCGCTGCAGAAAGACTTCGTATTCCGGGTGATCGACGATCTCGGCATCACCCTTACGGCTGAGGAGCGCGATGCGATCAAACAGGTCCCGACCGAATCATTCCTCGCTTTTCTCGCCTACTCGCGCGGCCTCGAGGCGCAGTCGGAAGGACGGATGAACGACGCCGAAGCGGCCTACAATCAGGCCACCGCCGCCGATC